The following proteins are co-located in the Clostridiales bacterium genome:
- a CDS encoding branched-chain amino acid ABC transporter permease, with translation MKKKTKIICSIIAGLVIAAFIFYVGEEVSSSSMLRTVLQLGTIYALVAVSMNLLNGFTGLFSLGQAGFMAIGAYTYAVLTIPVDKKANVYYLYGITDSLANVELPLWLGIIAGGLLAALLAAIVGAPVLRLKSDYFAIATLGFSEIVRILVGSSPFNRITNGSLGLNNIPGNPSYYTPFIVTAICIGIIVLLLTSSYGRAFKAIREDEIAAEAMGIKLSTHKQMSFIISSFFTGISGALLAMYLGAITSTTFPIMLTYNILLIIVIGGMGSVTGSIIAAFLVTAAKEWWLRFLDQPMMIGDFQVPLLRTGFRMVVFSIILMLVVLFWRRGIMGQKEFSWDGLIHFFKRIKNRLWGNSTKKGGALNG, from the coding sequence ATGAAGAAAAAGACGAAAATCATTTGTTCCATCATCGCAGGACTTGTAATCGCGGCTTTTATCTTCTATGTCGGAGAAGAAGTCTCAAGCTCTTCGATGCTGCGGACTGTACTGCAGCTCGGTACGATTTATGCGCTTGTCGCAGTTTCCATGAACCTGCTGAACGGTTTCACCGGACTGTTTTCCCTTGGACAGGCAGGCTTTATGGCAATCGGAGCCTACACCTATGCGGTACTGACTATACCGGTAGATAAAAAGGCCAATGTATATTATCTTTACGGAATCACTGATTCCCTGGCAAATGTGGAGCTTCCCCTATGGCTTGGCATTATTGCAGGTGGACTGCTCGCAGCGCTGCTCGCCGCCATCGTAGGCGCTCCGGTATTGCGTCTTAAGAGCGATTATTTTGCGATTGCTACCCTCGGATTCTCGGAAATCGTCAGAATCCTCGTTGGAAGCTCGCCCTTTAACCGTATCACCAATGGATCACTGGGTCTCAACAACATTCCCGGCAATCCTTCCTATTATACGCCCTTTATCGTTACCGCCATCTGTATTGGCATCATCGTACTGCTTTTGACCAGCTCCTACGGGCGGGCCTTCAAAGCAATTCGGGAGGATGAGATCGCGGCGGAAGCAATGGGAATCAAGCTTTCAACCCATAAGCAGATGTCATTTATTATCAGCTCGTTCTTTACAGGAATTTCCGGGGCTTTGCTGGCAATGTACCTTGGAGCGATCACTTCGACCACATTCCCGATCATGCTGACCTACAACATCCTTCTCATTATCGTAATCGGAGGAATGGGAAGCGTTACCGGAAGCATTATTGCAGCATTTTTGGTTACAGCGGCAAAGGAATGGTGGCTGCGTTTCCTCGATCAGCCTATGATGATCGGTGACTTTCAGGTGCCGCTTCTTCGTACCGGATTTAGAATGGTCGTTTTTTCGATCATCCTCATGCTGGTAGTTCTCTTCTGGAGAAGAGGGATCATGGGTCAGAAAGAATTTTCCTGGGATGGCCTGATTCATTTCTTTAAGAGAATCAAAAATAGATTATGGGGGAATTCTACAAAAAAGGGAGGTGCGTTGAATGGATAA
- a CDS encoding branched-chain amino acid ABC transporter permease, with protein sequence MTTTAFLQYCLAGISIGGIYALIAIGYTMVYGILRLINFAHGDIFMMAAYFMIFAMVDFMIPWYISAGIVIISTILLGVLIEKFAYSPLRSSPRMSIMISAIGVSFLLQNLATYLFSALPKQYPSIPILNKTLTFGEVSTSVVTFITPIITIGALILLMLIIKKTKIGMAMRAVSKDFETAKLMGIEINTVISVTFIIGCFLAALGSMLYFTPRPSVFPLAGSLPGLKCFVAAVFGGIGSIPGAVLGGFLIGISETFIKAAGYSEFSDVFTFVLLIVVLMFRPTGLFGETLAEKV encoded by the coding sequence ATGACCACAACAGCATTTTTACAATACTGTCTGGCAGGCATTTCAATCGGCGGGATATATGCCCTCATCGCAATCGGATATACAATGGTATACGGGATTCTGCGGCTGATCAATTTCGCTCACGGCGATATTTTTATGATGGCGGCTTACTTCATGATCTTTGCCATGGTTGATTTCATGATACCCTGGTATATCTCTGCTGGTATTGTGATCATAAGCACGATACTTCTCGGAGTTCTCATTGAAAAGTTTGCATATTCGCCGCTGAGATCCTCGCCGAGAATGTCCATCATGATTTCGGCCATCGGAGTTTCATTTCTGCTTCAGAATCTGGCGACATATTTATTCTCAGCACTGCCGAAGCAGTATCCGTCAATTCCGATCCTGAACAAAACCTTGACGTTTGGAGAGGTGTCCACTTCGGTGGTGACCTTCATAACACCGATTATTACGATCGGAGCACTGATTCTTCTTATGCTTATTATTAAGAAAACAAAGATCGGAATGGCAATGCGGGCTGTATCCAAGGATTTTGAGACCGCCAAGCTGATGGGGATTGAGATCAATACCGTTATCAGCGTCACCTTTATCATAGGATGTTTTCTGGCGGCGCTGGGCTCCATGCTTTATTTCACCCCGCGTCCGTCCGTATTTCCCCTTGCGGGCTCGCTTCCCGGGCTCAAGTGCTTCGTCGCAGCAGTTTTTGGCGGAATCGGAAGCATTCCGGGCGCAGTACTGGGCGGGTTCTTGATCGGCATTAGTGAAACATTTATCAAAGCGGCAGGGTATTCGGAATTTAGCGATGTCTTTACGTTCGTTCTGCTCATTGTCGTGCTTATGTTCAGGCCAACGGGCTTGTTTGGCGAAACTTTAGCGGAGAAGGTGTAG
- a CDS encoding ABC transporter substrate-binding protein has product MKKLSLLLVVLMLLSAFLTGCGGGGAADEEKPDGSAVKSIAVEGDTIKIGVFEPTTGENGGGGMQEVLGARFANSVAPTVAIDGKEYKIELVEVDNQSDKTAAVTAAQSLISKGVVAVIGSYGSGVSIAASQTFADAGVPAIGASCTNPQVTLGNDIYFRVCFLDPFQGTVMATYATDQSFKNAAVISQNGDDYSTGLAGYFKKAFTEQGGTIVADETYQTNESDFNAILTTIKSANPDVVFIPSSITTATLILPQIRANGINAQVLAGDTWENATIISKDSVGVAFSTFFDENDTSNPVAAKFVTDFKTYLNSDPKNITYNANTDTVAAVSALGYDAYMAIYNALQSLDVSGAELNSMAIRDAIAKVSFDGVTGKISFDDNGDAIKDTAYIKTITDESVTSKEFKFIKTQSVK; this is encoded by the coding sequence ATGAAAAAGCTCTCATTGTTATTGGTAGTCTTAATGCTGCTCAGCGCATTCCTTACAGGTTGCGGCGGCGGCGGGGCTGCTGATGAGGAAAAACCAGATGGCTCTGCAGTCAAGAGCATCGCGGTGGAAGGCGACACGATCAAAATCGGCGTTTTCGAACCGACCACAGGTGAGAATGGCGGCGGCGGAATGCAGGAAGTTCTTGGAGCCCGCTTTGCCAATTCCGTAGCTCCTACTGTAGCGATCGATGGAAAAGAGTACAAAATCGAATTGGTCGAAGTTGACAACCAGTCCGATAAGACTGCTGCCGTAACAGCTGCACAGTCACTGATCTCTAAGGGCGTAGTTGCTGTGATCGGCTCCTATGGCTCCGGCGTATCGATTGCTGCAAGCCAGACCTTTGCTGATGCAGGAGTTCCGGCGATAGGCGCATCCTGCACAAATCCTCAGGTTACCCTGGGAAATGACATTTACTTCAGAGTATGCTTCCTTGACCCGTTCCAGGGCACTGTAATGGCAACATATGCCACCGATCAGAGCTTTAAAAACGCTGCAGTCATCAGCCAGAACGGCGACGACTATTCCACTGGTCTTGCGGGATATTTTAAAAAAGCATTTACGGAACAAGGCGGAACGATTGTCGCGGACGAAACCTATCAGACAAATGAGTCAGATTTCAATGCGATTCTGACAACAATTAAGAGTGCAAATCCTGATGTCGTATTCATTCCTTCGTCCATCACCACGGCAACTTTGATTCTGCCCCAGATCAGGGCAAATGGAATCAATGCTCAGGTACTTGCCGGCGACACATGGGAAAATGCAACAATCATTTCAAAGGATTCCGTTGGCGTTGCATTTTCAACTTTCTTTGATGAAAATGATACCAGTAATCCTGTAGCAGCAAAATTTGTCACCGACTTTAAGACATATCTAAATTCCGATCCTAAAAATATTACCTATAATGCCAACACCGATACCGTTGCAGCGGTTTCTGCTCTCGGATATGACGCGTATATGGCAATTTACAACGCTCTTCAGTCATTGGATGTAAGCGGCGCGGAATTGAACTCCATGGCGATTCGTGATGCGATTGCAAAGGTAAGCTTTGACGGCGTGACCGGAAAGATCTCCTTCGATGATAACGGCGATGCAATCAAGGATACCGCCTATATCAAGACAATTACGGATGAATCCGTGACAAGCAAGGAATTCAAGTTCATAAAGACTCAGTCCGTAAAATAA